A genomic segment from Flavobacterium sp. 9R encodes:
- a CDS encoding lysophospholipid acyltransferase family protein — translation MGLVTAKEVAKAINTDKYGVFGTFSGWLLMKVLKISTLNKIYDRNKHLSDVVFLNAILDEFQIKFEIPKEDFKRLPKDGAYITISNHPLGGIDGILLLKLMLEKEPNFKIIANFLLHRIDPMKPYIMPVNPFENHKDAKSSVVGIKETLRHLKDGKPLGMFPAGEVSTYKDGKLMVDKPWEEGALKVIRKAQVPVVPIYFHAKNSKLFYFLSKINDTLRTAKLPSELLTQKKRVIKVRIGKPISVAEQNEYESIEEYSEFLRKKTYMLANPFEKDNNFLNTNPLKGHKSPKKIVTPASSEKMIREVENLRTLDCRLLQSKNYEVFFAKAKDIPNILHEIGRLREITFREVGEGTNESIDLDKYDQYYRHLFLWDDETNKIAGAYRMGLGCEIYPKYGMDGFYLNGLFRFEPELHDMLHKSIEMGRAFIIKEYQQKPMPLFLLWRGIIHTTLHYPEHKYLLGGVSISNQFSDFSKSLMIEFMKSHYYDPYIAQYVHPKKEYKVKLKDADKDFVFNETDADLNKFDKIIDELEPGVLRLPVLIKKYIKQNARLVAFNVDPLFNNAIDGLIYIRIEDIPESTMKPVMEEYQAELERKMNDKED, via the coding sequence ATGGGTTTAGTTACCGCAAAAGAAGTTGCAAAAGCAATAAATACGGATAAGTACGGCGTTTTTGGTACTTTCTCGGGTTGGTTGCTGATGAAAGTTTTAAAAATCTCTACGTTAAACAAAATCTACGACAGGAATAAACATTTGAGTGATGTTGTATTCTTAAATGCTATATTGGATGAGTTTCAAATTAAATTTGAAATTCCAAAAGAAGACTTCAAACGACTACCAAAGGATGGTGCATATATTACGATTTCGAATCATCCTCTTGGAGGAATTGATGGCATATTGCTATTGAAATTAATGCTCGAAAAAGAGCCTAATTTTAAAATTATTGCCAATTTTTTATTGCACCGCATTGACCCCATGAAGCCTTACATCATGCCGGTTAATCCTTTTGAAAACCACAAAGATGCCAAATCGAGTGTAGTTGGAATAAAAGAAACGTTGCGTCACTTGAAAGACGGAAAACCACTGGGAATGTTCCCAGCAGGTGAAGTTTCTACCTATAAAGATGGCAAATTGATGGTAGACAAACCATGGGAAGAAGGCGCATTAAAAGTGATTCGAAAAGCGCAAGTGCCAGTGGTACCTATTTACTTTCATGCCAAAAACAGTAAATTATTTTACTTCTTATCGAAGATAAACGACACCCTAAGAACGGCTAAATTGCCTTCGGAATTGTTAACTCAGAAAAAAAGAGTCATCAAAGTTCGTATTGGTAAACCGATATCAGTAGCCGAACAAAATGAGTACGAGTCTATTGAAGAATACTCAGAATTCTTGAGAAAGAAAACCTATATGTTGGCTAATCCTTTCGAAAAAGACAATAATTTCCTGAATACCAATCCGCTTAAAGGACACAAAAGCCCTAAGAAAATCGTTACGCCTGCTAGTAGTGAAAAAATGATTCGTGAGGTCGAAAATCTTAGAACTTTGGATTGCCGCTTGTTGCAAAGTAAAAACTATGAAGTCTTTTTTGCTAAGGCAAAAGACATTCCAAATATTCTACATGAAATAGGTCGATTAAGAGAAATCACTTTTAGAGAGGTAGGAGAAGGAACCAACGAATCTATAGATTTAGACAAATACGATCAATATTATCGTCACCTCTTTTTGTGGGATGATGAGACAAACAAAATTGCTGGTGCTTATCGTATGGGATTGGGTTGTGAGATTTACCCAAAATACGGCATGGACGGTTTTTACCTGAATGGATTGTTCCGTTTTGAGCCGGAATTGCATGATATGCTTCATAAATCAATCGAAATGGGGCGTGCTTTTATCATCAAAGAATACCAACAAAAACCAATGCCTTTGTTTTTGTTATGGCGCGGAATTATTCATACGACCTTGCATTATCCTGAGCACAAGTATTTACTTGGTGGGGTGAGTATAAGTAATCAATTTTCTGATTTTTCAAAATCGTTAATGATTGAGTTCATGAAATCCCACTATTATGACCCGTACATCGCACAATACGTGCATCCTAAAAAAGAATACAAAGTAAAACTAAAGGATGCTGATAAGGATTTTGTTTTTAATGAAACCGATGCTGATTTGAACAAATTTGATAAAATCATTGACGAACTAGAACCAGGCGTATTGCGTCTTCCTGTATTAATCAAAAAATATATCAAACAAAACGCAAGACTGGTAGCCTTTAACGTTGATCCGCTTTTTAACAATGCAATTGATGGATTAATTTATATTCGAATTGAAGATATTCCAGAAAGTACTATGAAACCAGTTATGGAAGAATACCAAGCTGAACTGGAACGAAAAATGAATGACAAAGAAGATTAA
- a CDS encoding LytTR family DNA-binding domain-containing protein, with protein sequence MSFTYVIVDDSKEGALQTKGIADEFPELVFLGMANTHVNGIDLVLEKKPQLVFLEIDPTEKKSLLSLGFISELHRFLSILPDIIITTNKKDWALDAINYGVFDYYTKPVQPQQMIKSIHKLSKKAALVLPNELSPSDGLTEKMTIQATVASKPLIICIKSYGDYRYINADDICFFQADNNSTDIHLNSGEMITAFKTLKHFESILDFPFIRIHNSYIVNRNYISRIQAGNSLCFIRNSLKKIPFSRSYKSNIDLIISEFSKGNYLEI encoded by the coding sequence ATGAGTTTTACGTATGTAATTGTTGATGATTCAAAAGAGGGCGCTTTGCAAACTAAAGGTATTGCAGACGAGTTTCCTGAATTGGTATTCTTAGGAATGGCAAATACACATGTGAATGGGATTGATTTAGTATTGGAAAAAAAGCCTCAACTTGTTTTTTTAGAAATTGACCCGACCGAAAAAAAAAGTTTATTATCGTTAGGCTTTATCAGTGAGTTGCATCGTTTTCTGTCTATTTTACCAGATATAATTATTACTACAAACAAAAAAGATTGGGCTTTAGACGCTATAAATTATGGAGTTTTTGATTATTATACAAAGCCCGTTCAGCCTCAGCAAATGATTAAATCTATTCATAAGTTAAGTAAAAAAGCAGCTCTTGTTTTGCCAAATGAACTTAGTCCATCAGATGGATTAACTGAAAAAATGACTATTCAAGCAACTGTTGCATCAAAACCACTAATCATTTGTATTAAATCCTATGGGGATTATCGTTACATCAATGCAGATGATATTTGTTTTTTTCAAGCCGATAACAATTCTACCGATATTCATTTGAATTCTGGTGAAATGATAACGGCTTTCAAAACGTTAAAACATTTTGAGTCTATTTTAGATTTTCCCTTCATCAGAATCCATAATAGTTACATCGTAAATCGAAATTATATATCGCGAATTCAAGCGGGTAACTCTTTGTGTTTCATAAGAAATAGCTTAAAAAAAATACCTTTTTCAAGGTCCTATAAATCCAATATTGACTTGATTATTTCGGAGTTTTCAAAGGGCAACTATCTGGAAATCTGA
- a CDS encoding response regulator, translated as MPQEFTVIKKNILIVDDHPFIIQGYKNAITRYRPTEYEFLIDQAKDCQSGYEVIVNPESPSFDIAFLDISMPAYVEKGILSGEDLAIVLMERMPKCKIVLLTMFTEKLKINTILKNINPNGLIIKNDLTFDELLFAFDRVIKNEKYYSQSVLEMLSQMQHVPIEIDQFDKKILFQLSKGTKVADIPQYVPISSSAIKRRMEDLKVLLELKDRSDEELVKVAKSKGLLL; from the coding sequence ATGCCCCAAGAATTTACAGTAATTAAAAAAAATATCCTTATTGTTGATGATCATCCTTTCATCATTCAAGGATATAAGAATGCCATAACTCGATATCGTCCTACCGAATATGAGTTTTTGATTGATCAAGCCAAAGATTGTCAATCAGGCTATGAGGTGATTGTTAATCCGGAATCACCTTCTTTTGATATCGCCTTTTTGGATATAAGTATGCCTGCTTATGTAGAAAAAGGAATTTTATCTGGTGAAGATTTAGCAATTGTACTTATGGAACGTATGCCTAAATGCAAAATTGTTTTGCTTACCATGTTTACAGAAAAATTAAAAATCAATACCATTCTAAAAAATATTAATCCAAATGGATTGATAATTAAAAATGACTTAACCTTTGATGAATTGCTTTTTGCATTTGATAGAGTAATCAAAAATGAAAAGTATTACAGTCAGTCAGTTTTGGAAATGCTAAGCCAAATGCAACATGTTCCTATCGAAATTGATCAGTTTGATAAAAAGATTTTGTTCCAATTGTCAAAAGGAACTAAGGTTGCTGATATTCCACAATACGTACCTATTTCTTCAAGCGCTATAAAAAGGAGAATGGAAGACTTGAAAGTGCTTTTAGAACTCAAAGATCGTTCTGATGAAGAGTTGGTAAAAGTGGCTAAGTCCAAAGGTTTACTGCTATAG
- a CDS encoding sugar phosphate nucleotidyltransferase, with translation MKPTLLVLAAGLGSRYGGLKQLDELGPNGEIIMDYSINDALKAGFGSVVLIVQEAMIPMLHERYVVHLKWPVSFVIQDKFIERNNIVYENSKPWGTAHALWCARNSIKGNFLLINADDFYGQNSFALAFNHLVQYKNPCAVVFPILKTLSENGTVNRAEIHIENGFLKDSIEREKISKTNEGVFYPNPNGENILLSEDTLVSMNMWGFTTEIFDFLDNDLVDFIQKWQQNIKLEYQLPNVVTAIIEKGIYQITVLTTDEKWIGITYQDDKQKAVSQLEELHNLGVYSNPLWKH, from the coding sequence TTGAAACCAACATTATTAGTTTTAGCTGCTGGATTGGGTTCTCGTTATGGAGGATTGAAACAGCTCGACGAATTAGGTCCAAATGGTGAAATCATAATGGATTATTCTATCAATGATGCCCTTAAAGCTGGTTTTGGAAGCGTGGTCTTGATTGTTCAAGAGGCAATGATTCCAATGCTCCATGAGCGATATGTGGTTCATTTAAAATGGCCTGTTTCATTTGTTATTCAGGACAAATTCATAGAAAGAAATAATATTGTTTATGAAAACTCCAAACCTTGGGGAACTGCGCATGCCCTTTGGTGTGCAAGAAATAGCATAAAAGGCAATTTTTTATTAATCAATGCGGATGATTTTTATGGTCAAAACTCCTTTGCTTTAGCTTTTAACCATTTGGTTCAATACAAAAATCCGTGTGCAGTCGTTTTCCCAATCTTGAAAACCTTATCTGAAAATGGCACTGTAAATCGAGCCGAAATTCATATTGAAAATGGGTTTTTGAAAGATTCTATCGAAAGAGAAAAAATTAGCAAAACCAATGAAGGTGTTTTTTATCCCAATCCAAATGGAGAAAACATACTACTCAGTGAAGACACTTTGGTCTCAATGAATATGTGGGGCTTTACTACTGAAATTTTTGATTTCTTAGACAATGACTTGGTTGACTTTATCCAAAAATGGCAGCAAAATATAAAGCTAGAATATCAGCTACCAAATGTTGTTACTGCTATAATTGAAAAAGGTATTTATCAAATAACTGTACTTACCACTGACGAAAAATGGATAGGAATAACCTACCAAGACGATAAGCAAAAAGCAGTATCTCAGTTGGAAGAATTA
- a CDS encoding 3-oxoacyl-ACP reductase, protein MKNAILTIGLFTLVMGLTSFTTPEQKATIEKGITAEINGSQSTGGNKKVDINGSQSTGGNKKVDINGSQSTGGNKKVD, encoded by the coding sequence ATGAAAAACGCAATCTTAACTATCGGATTATTTACATTAGTAATGGGATTAACTTCATTTACTACACCAGAGCAAAAAGCTACAATTGAAAAAGGAATTACAGCTGAAATAAACGGGTCTCAATCTACAGGAGGTAACAAGAAAGTTGATATAAATGGGTCTCAATCTACAGGAGGTAATAAGAAAGTTGATATAAATGGGTCACAATCTACGGGAGGTAATAAAAAAGTAGACTAA
- a CDS encoding DUF3575 domain-containing protein yields the protein MKKLLLLCTIVLSLTSYSQENEVSTFKKNEIKGNALFLVLGAVEVTYERILTDDSALGASVFFINENESDISFSFTPFYRAYFGKKTASGFFIEGFSMINTGINSRTYYYDNTGNLSSIDKNRFTDFALGFGLGSKWIHKKGFVFEINAGIGRNLFSDNSPEIVGRGGITLGYRF from the coding sequence ATGAAAAAACTATTACTTTTATGCACTATCGTCTTAAGTTTAACTAGCTATAGTCAAGAAAATGAAGTGTCAACTTTTAAAAAAAATGAGATTAAGGGAAACGCTTTATTCTTAGTTTTAGGTGCTGTTGAAGTAACCTACGAACGCATACTAACTGATGATTCCGCCCTAGGTGCTTCTGTTTTTTTTATTAACGAAAATGAATCGGATATTTCTTTTAGTTTCACCCCATTCTATCGTGCCTATTTTGGAAAAAAAACAGCTAGTGGTTTTTTTATTGAAGGATTTAGTATGATTAATACTGGAATAAATAGTAGAACGTACTATTATGATAACACTGGAAACTTAAGTTCAATAGATAAAAATCGTTTTACTGATTTCGCTCTTGGTTTTGGACTCGGTTCTAAATGGATTCACAAAAAAGGATTTGTTTTCGAAATAAATGCTGGAATAGGACGAAACTTATTCAGTGACAATAGTCCAGAAATAGTAGGCCGTGGTGGCATTACTTTGGGTTATCGATTTTAA
- a CDS encoding tetratricopeptide repeat-containing sensor histidine kinase, with amino-acid sequence MELANNDTIPFVVKQGYNKKAFDILADYQNDSLARMNLFKVANRFYNMDDSFNYIKTVEFVLKNSLEAKDTLSLAKAYAYKGDYFGTRLISDSAFLNYYKSEKLYLIKNDLYNVARTRLNKANLQYAESDLLGSEKSVFNALRILKYQKANDLLYELYNLLGILYNDLEEYDKSIDYHTKALANATDDKIPSVYQSRATSLNNIGYVYQNLKNYQKAQEYYQEGLRQKNLKYDKPSLYAMLLDNLAYSRFRLREDDELPGLFLKSLKLRDSLKLTSGIVANKIHLSEYYSYKNDDAKAVQYAREALTSARNDKNFRNVLVALKQMGVVEPQNATLYSREYIHINDSLQKAERKMGEKFSRIEYETDVIKSENTDLVVQNRNLFYVFSILTLIGVFTFVFVSQRNKHRELMFKEQQQIANAEIYNLMISQQKTIEENRAKEKKRVARELHDGVLGKIFGVRMNLDTMNTAQDQHAIKSRLEYLAELKQIEQDIREISHDLNRENTELINNFVVILNNLIENQRKAFKTKLNFTLDKNIDWANVSNEVKINLYRMLQEALQNCNKYAKASLIAVDFKKESNPEHLKLCIADDGIGFNLKRAKKGIGLQNIAFRTKECKGKLEIKTKPGEGTQLIIEVPIENPNNQT; translated from the coding sequence TTGGAATTAGCTAACAATGATACAATCCCTTTTGTTGTTAAACAAGGTTACAATAAGAAAGCCTTTGATATCCTAGCGGATTATCAAAATGATTCATTAGCAAGAATGAATTTGTTTAAAGTAGCAAACAGATTCTATAATATGGATGATTCATTCAATTACATAAAAACAGTTGAATTTGTATTAAAGAATTCTTTAGAGGCTAAAGATACATTGAGTTTAGCGAAAGCATATGCATATAAAGGGGACTATTTCGGAACAAGATTAATTTCAGATAGTGCATTTTTGAATTATTACAAATCTGAAAAATTGTATTTAATTAAAAATGATTTGTACAATGTTGCAAGAACAAGATTGAATAAAGCTAATTTACAATATGCTGAAAGCGATTTGTTAGGAAGTGAAAAATCTGTTTTTAATGCTTTAAGAATTTTAAAATATCAAAAAGCTAATGATTTATTGTATGAGTTATACAACTTATTAGGCATTTTATATAATGATTTAGAAGAATATGATAAATCTATTGACTATCATACTAAAGCACTAGCTAATGCTACTGATGATAAAATCCCTTCAGTTTATCAATCAAGAGCTACTTCTTTAAATAACATCGGTTATGTTTATCAAAATTTAAAAAATTATCAAAAAGCTCAAGAATACTATCAAGAAGGTTTAAGACAAAAAAATCTAAAATACGATAAGCCTTCTTTGTATGCCATGCTCTTGGATAATTTGGCTTACTCCCGATTTAGGCTTAGGGAAGATGATGAACTTCCAGGATTGTTTTTAAAATCCTTAAAATTAAGAGATAGTCTGAAACTAACTTCAGGTATTGTAGCGAACAAAATCCACCTTTCAGAATACTACAGTTACAAAAATGACGATGCGAAGGCCGTTCAGTATGCAAGAGAGGCATTGACTTCTGCGAGAAATGATAAAAACTTCAGAAATGTATTGGTCGCTCTTAAACAGATGGGTGTAGTAGAACCCCAAAACGCGACACTTTATTCTAGAGAATACATTCACATCAATGACAGTCTTCAAAAAGCCGAACGAAAAATGGGTGAAAAATTCTCCCGAATTGAGTATGAAACGGATGTTATAAAAAGCGAAAACACTGATTTGGTCGTTCAAAATCGAAATTTATTCTATGTTTTTAGTATTCTCACCTTGATAGGGGTTTTTACTTTTGTTTTTGTCTCCCAACGCAATAAACATAGAGAGTTAATGTTTAAAGAACAGCAACAAATTGCTAATGCTGAAATTTACAATCTGATGATATCTCAGCAAAAAACAATAGAAGAAAACAGAGCAAAAGAAAAAAAACGAGTTGCAAGGGAGTTACATGATGGCGTTTTGGGCAAAATATTTGGTGTTCGAATGAATCTGGATACGATGAACACTGCTCAAGATCAACATGCGATTAAAAGCAGATTAGAATATTTAGCAGAATTAAAGCAGATTGAACAAGACATTCGAGAAATTTCCCATGATTTGAATAGAGAAAACACCGAATTAATTAATAACTTCGTAGTGATTCTAAATAATCTTATTGAGAATCAAAGAAAAGCGTTCAAAACAAAATTAAATTTTACTCTTGATAAGAATATTGACTGGGCTAATGTTTCAAATGAAGTCAAAATTAACTTATACAGAATGCTTCAAGAAGCCTTGCAAAACTGTAATAAATATGCAAAAGCTTCTTTGATAGCTGTTGATTTCAAAAAAGAAAGTAATCCAGAGCACCTAAAGTTATGTATTGCAGATGATGGAATAGGATTTAATTTGAAAAGAGCCAAGAAAGGAATTGGTCTCCAAAACATAGCATTTAGAACCAAAGAGTGTAAGGGTAAATTAGAAATAAAAACAAAACCAGGCGAAGGAACGCAACTTATTATTGAAGTCCCCATTGAAAACCCAAATAACCAAACTTAA
- a CDS encoding exodeoxyribonuclease III produces MKIISYNVNGIRAAITKGFLEWLQQANPDVICLQEIKANEDQIPVADIEKAGYPYQYYFSATKKGYSGVAILSKIKPNAITYGTGIEHMDYEGRNLRVDFDDCSVMSLYLPSGTNIDRLDHKFKYMDDFHDYINQLKKDIPNLIICGDYNICHKPIDIHDPIRNKNVSGFLPEERAWLDKFINSGFIDSFRHFNQEPHQYSWWSYRAGARGNNKGWRIDYNLVSDSLQHKLKRAVILPDAMHSDHCPILVEIE; encoded by the coding sequence ATGAAAATCATCTCTTACAACGTAAACGGAATTCGCGCTGCCATCACCAAAGGGTTTTTAGAATGGTTGCAACAAGCCAATCCCGATGTTATTTGCCTTCAAGAAATAAAAGCCAACGAAGACCAAATACCCGTAGCCGATATTGAAAAAGCAGGGTATCCTTACCAATATTATTTCTCGGCTACCAAAAAAGGCTATTCTGGCGTAGCCATTTTGTCCAAAATAAAACCCAATGCAATAACTTACGGAACCGGAATTGAGCACATGGATTACGAAGGACGCAACCTCAGAGTTGATTTCGATGATTGCTCTGTGATGAGCTTGTACTTGCCTTCAGGAACCAACATCGACAGATTGGACCATAAATTTAAGTACATGGATGATTTTCACGATTACATCAACCAACTAAAAAAAGACATTCCTAACCTCATTATTTGTGGCGATTACAACATTTGTCACAAGCCTATCGATATTCACGACCCCATTCGCAACAAAAACGTTTCGGGTTTCCTTCCTGAGGAGCGCGCGTGGTTAGATAAATTTATTAATTCAGGATTCATCGACAGTTTCCGTCATTTCAATCAAGAGCCCCATCAGTATTCGTGGTGGAGTTACAGAGCAGGAGCCCGCGGCAATAACAAAGGCTGGCGCATCGATTACAATTTGGTGAGCGACTCCTTACAACATAAACTCAAAAGAGCCGTTATTCTACCAGATGCTATGCACTCCGATCATTGCCCTATTTTGGTAGAAATCGAATAA